Sequence from the Chelonoidis abingdonii isolate Lonesome George chromosome 1, CheloAbing_2.0, whole genome shotgun sequence genome:
cccccactcctgacccacaACCCCCCTAACACTccctcccaacccacagcccgaGTGCCCTGTGCCCCCGAGTTCTCCATGCCCCTCAAGCACccccactcctgacccgcagccccgcTAGTGCCCCTGACCTCTGAGTGCCCCATGCCCcccactcccgacctgcagcccccctgagTGCCCTGTGCCCTCCCGAGTTCTGTTCCCTGCGAGCGCCCCCACTCCTAACCCACAACCCCCAGTGCCCGTGAGCCACATGACCCCTGAGTGCCCTGTGCCCCCACTCCTGACCCGCACGCCCCCCGAGTGCCCCATGCCCcgcactcccgacccgcagcccccgagCGCCCCCCCTGAgtgcctcccactcccagcccacGACCCGTCCCCCAATTACCCTGAACCCCCGGAGGTGACCCCGCAGCTGGTCTCTGTTGGGGAGGGTCCAGCTGACAAGGACGCTGGTACTGTTGAATATTTCCACCCCCACGTTCTCGGGGTTCACCTGGGGCACTGGGGGAGGAACAAACACATGTAATGTCAGAGCTTCCCCCCAATCCCTTCCCACCACTGCCCCCCTAAGCTGGGGGTCACAGTTCTCCCATttcctctcccccattccccaaGCCCACCCCAGGGGTCACAGCCCCctttttctgccccctcccccactcaccatCCTCCCCAGAGTACCCCACCACAGTGGGGGGCTCGGGCCCCTTGCCGATGGGGTTCACGGCCTGCACCTTGATCTCGTAGGGGACAAAGGTGGGGGTCCTCGTTACCAGCAAGGGGGGGCCTCTGACTGTCTCCTCGCTCCAGCTCCCCCCCTCACCCAGACGTCGCCACTGCACCCGGTAGCTGAGCTCGGGGGCGTTCCAGTCCGACTTgttcaggggctgggggaggaaagggggtgtcAGTGCATGGGGGGGGCAAAGCCCCAGGACCCCCCCCATTTTCCCCACCTGAGTGCAATGCACTCCAGCCCCCCAGCACACAACGAGAGCAAGTGACTAACTATCCCATCACAAACAGATACAGAGCCTGCAACTACCCTGTGACAGCCACCCTCCCACCGACTACACCACAACTACCCTGTgacagccacccacccaccctcccgcCACAAACAGATACAGAGCCTGCAACTACCCTGTGACAGCCACCCTCCCCGTGACTACACCACAACTACCCTGTgacagccacccacccacccaccgtCAGCTACAAGACAATTACCCTGGAACAGCCACCTGTAGTAAGAGGAgaccctgagatataaaccttggtatcaaggCCTGGTAcaaggcctgaggcctgagctaaagcaaagtgaagctgtgagccagaggcaggccctgctcgcagcagctggcaaggaaagggctgatgctgcaaaagaTACGTGGAGaccagagatcagaacattcacatccttgcacattccacacagataacaaggaagaggccgacccatcccaatgacaggggcaaaggggaatatgatggatagagttgttctGTTCAAACCAACACGTACAATGTGAGAGGCGG
This genomic interval carries:
- the LOC142046855 gene encoding neural cell adhesion molecule L1-like, with the translated sequence MLITWQPLNKSDWNAPELSYRVQWRRLGEGGSWSEETVRGPPLLVTRTPTFVPYEIKVQAVNPIGKGPEPPTVVGYSGEDVPQVNPENVGVEIFNSTSVLVSWTLPNRDQLRGHLRGFRPVRCWQSFSGRVAFQAEPQPRDPSSRGSCFQDCRESEKAELGEPLSRGT